The proteins below come from a single Clupea harengus unplaced genomic scaffold, Ch_v2.0.2, whole genome shotgun sequence genomic window:
- the csrnp1b gene encoding cysteine/serine-rich nuclear protein 1b, with protein MSGVLKRKFNEVEEDQCYSSSSPSSLTSSAGWDSDGESCFSDTLDSTPSNPSSPGTALTTTSILKKSKRARRGNVQFNQVEVFFFPRCQGFTSVPSRGGCSLGMMQRHSAQRRYTLAEFAVEQRHLRREKLKNRMREEKLDALKHKLTKNGTQESEEADQLTLDDIPEDEIDLSGVNVDDGSFLQPYPSKRRHTLLKAAGVKKIDKEEKRQLHELRLSRENCGCDCQVFCEPETCSCSLAGIKCQMDHSSFPCGCSKDGCGNMEGRIEFNSSRVQTHYIHTIMKLELEKRLDEHSNQGDQSPPPQERHPEPHAHPYQQTSAPGVPTIPDIPTFHFSSELTSVGENSCSSDMTDTSCSSGQSEDCEESPAAGERSPLDVDENGLTRILSFTDTDSEDANCGNGNIRHDRNNDNENANCQKRTQLSLTTGFSIFGTCLEDNDNLSATLSGRRTDLDDNRSSSMSELLDENANQGNALFHSGTVPNTPSPSIDHSSSYMDLSLSSESDLEFFDGFPCLGPSSLYNSLKEYEHMDNFFQFQLPSYPSLPQGSDPGTCLLESLIGLSESVPEPPPTFTDNQLLEEAMKLSVMESVKV; from the exons ATGAGTGGGGTTTTGAAGAGGAAGTTTAATGAGGTCGAAGAAGACCAGTGCTACTCCTCGTCCTCCCCgtcctccctcacctcctcggCAGGATGGGATTCGGACGGAGAGAGCTGCTTCTCCGACACCCTGGACTCCACCCCTAGCAACCCTAGTTCCCCAGGAACAGCTCTAACCA caacATCCATCCTTAAGAAGTCCAAGCGAGCAAGGAGGGGCAATGTGCAGTTTAACCAGGTGGAGGTTTTCTTCTTCCCGCGGTGCCAAGGCTTCACCAGTGTGCCGAGCCGCGGTGGCTGTTCCTTGGGCATGATGCAAAGACACAGCGCCCAGCGCCGCTACACGCTGGCAGAGTTCGCCGTCGAACAGCGCCACTTACGGCGCGAGAAGCTCAAGAACaggatgagggaggagaagCTGGATGCCCTCAAGCACAAA cTTACGAAGAACGGTACTCAGGAGTCGGAGGAGGCCGATCAGCTGACGCTGGACGACATCCCCGAGGACGAGATCGACCTGAGCGGCGTGAACGTGGACGACGGCTCCTTCCTGCAGCCGTACCCGTCCAAGCGGCGACACACGCTCCTCAAGGCCGCCGGCGTCAAGAAGATAGACAAAGAGGAGAAGCGCCAGTTGCACGAGCTGCGTCTCTCGCGGGAGAACTGCGGCTGCGACTGCCAGGTGTTCTGCGAGCCGGAGACCTGTAGCTGCAGCCTGGCGGGCATCAAGTGCCAG ATGGACCACTCGTCTTTTCCCTGCGGCTGCTCAAAGGATGGCTGCGGGAACATGGAGGGCCGCATCGAGTTCAACTCCAGCCGTGTGCAGACACACTACATCCACACCATCAtgaagctggagctggagaagcGGCTGGATGAGCACTCGAACCAGGGCGACCAGTCCCCGCCGCCTCAGGAGCGCCACCCGGAGCCTCATGCCCACCCCTACCAGCAGACGTCGGCGCCGGGCGTTCCCACCATACCCGACATACCCACTTTCCACTTCAGCTCAGAGTTGACGTCGGTCGGGGAGAACAGCTGCAGCAGCGACATGACTGACACGTCGTGCTCGTCAGGCCAGAGcgaggactgtgaggagagcCCCGCTGCAGGAGAGCGTTCGCCGCTGGACGTGGACGAGAATGGACTCACTCGCATCCTCAGCTTCACCGACACCGACAGCGAGGACGCCAACTGCGGAAATGGCAACATCCGCCATGACCGCAACAATGACAATGAAAATGCCAACTGCCAGAAGAGGACTCAGTTGTCCTTAACGACGGGGTTCAGCATCTTTGGAACATGTTTGGAGGACAATGATAACTTGTCTGCCACACTCTCTGGCAGGCGCACAGACCTAGACGACAACAGGTCCTCTTCCATGTCCGAACTCTTAGACGAGAACGCCAACCAGGGCAACGCCCTGTTCCACAGCGGCACGGTCCCCAACACGCCCTCCCCGTCGATCGATCACTCGTCCAGCTACATGGACCTGAGCCTGTCTTCGGAGTCGGACCTGGAGTTCTTCGACGGGTTCCCCTGCCTTGGTCCCAGCTCTCTGTATAACTCCCTCAAGGAGTACGAACACATGGACAACTTTTTTCAGTTCCAGTTGCCTAGTTACCCCAGCCTGCCCCAGGGCAGCGACCCAGGGACCTGCCTCCTGGAGTCTCTGATTGGCTTGTCAGAATCGGTTCCAGAGCCACCGCCTACTTTCACAGACAATCAGTTGTTGGAAGAAGCCATGAAGTTGTCTGTGATGGAGTCTGTAAAAGTTTAA
- the ngdn gene encoding neuroguidin → MAASQDGNDLVDSDLPAAVKLLNTLTEQVVSVTSHVQNLIKKVKDKAYQTSKGLSYLDLKYELLLFYLQDVTHLISAKSEGKSLKDNDAIHRLVTIRTIVEKMRPLDQKLKYQIDKLVRTAVTGSLAKNDPLHFRPNPDNLVSKLGESEGSDEDGDETKTGDSEKDGSSAKKYVPPRIAPMHYDGDLTEGDKQKEQVEKHRRAALRSSVIQELRQQYSDAPEEIRDRQDFQTERESREEQQRKNYEETMMVRLSMTRDQKVKKRGLVGMTSQLSNITRFGDITGLIGGEGQDMEKPHAKKKKLMKKKTKRKAFKKHR, encoded by the exons ATGGCGGCCTCCCAGGATGGCAAC GATTTGGTCGACAGTGATTTGCCCGCTGCTGTAAAATTGTTGAACACCCTCACAGAACAA GTTGTGTCAGTCACAAGTCATGTCCAGAATTTGATCAAGAAAGTAAAGGACAAAGCATATCAAACGTCTAAG GGTTTGTCCTACCTCGACTTGAAGTACGAGTTACTGTTGTTCTACCTCCAAGATGTAACACATCTGATCAGTGCTAAATCGGAGGGAAAGAGCTTGAAAGATAACGATGCCATCCATAGACTTGTTACTATTAGAACG ATTGTAGAGAAGATGCGTCCACTGGATCAGAAGTTGAAATATCAGATTGATAAATTGGTCCGGACAGCTGTGACAGGAAGTCTTG CTAAAAATGATCCGCTGCATTTTCGCCCTAATCCTGACAATCTTGTCAGCAAA CTGGGTGAGTCTGAGGGCTCTGATGAGGATGGCGATGAAACGAAGACTGGAGATTCTGAGAAGGACGGCTCCTCTGCTAAGAAATATGTACCTCCCCGAATTGCCCCTATGCATTATG aTGGGGACCTGACCGAGGGGGACAAGCAGAAGGAACAGGTAGAAAAGCACAGACGTGCTGCTCTACGCAGCTCTGTGATCCAGGAACTACGGCAGCAGTACAGCGACGCACCAGAGGAGATCCGGGATCGGCAAGACTTCCAGACCGAACGCGAAAGTCGGGAAGAGCAGCAACG GAAAAACTACGAGGAGACCATGATGGTTCGCCTCAGCATGACCCGGGACCAGAAGGTCAAGAAGAGAGGACTGGTGGGAATGACGTCGCAGCTGAGTAACATCACACGCTTTGGTGACATCACAGGACTGATTGGCGGCGAGGGACAG GATATGGAAAAACCACACGCCAAAAAGAAGAAactgatgaagaagaagacaaaaagaaagg CTTTCAAGAAGCATCGATAA